Proteins encoded in a region of the Lathamus discolor isolate bLatDis1 chromosome Z, bLatDis1.hap1, whole genome shotgun sequence genome:
- the TAL2 gene encoding T-cell acute lymphocytic leukemia protein 2, whose amino-acid sequence MTRKIFTNTRERWRQQNVNSAFAKLRKLIPTHPPDKKLSKNETLRLAMRYINFLVKVLGEPGLQQTAVAARGSILGFFQQAPHLQNMEELTVIENCVSSPAMNSNIVGCWSETSTP is encoded by the coding sequence ATGACAAGGAAGATCTTCACCAACACCAGGGAGCGATGGAGGCAGCAAAATGTCAACAGCGCCTTTGCCAAGCTGAGGAAGCTCATTCCCACCCACCCACCAGACAAAAAACTGAGCAAGAATGAGACACTCCGGTTAGCTATGAGATACATCAACTTCCTTGTCAAAGTTCTGGGAGAGCCAGGCCTGCAGCAGACAGCAGTGGCAGCACGGGGCAGCATCCTGGGCTTCTTCCAGCAAGCTCCACACTTGCAAAACATGGAGGAGCTGACAGTGATTGAAAACTGTGTCTCCTCTCCTGCCATGAACAGCAATATTGTAGGGTGCTGGTCAGAGACATCAACTCCCTAG
- the TMEM38B gene encoding trimeric intracellular cation channel type B isoform X2 — protein MLHCFGGSVLSSLMLAEPPVGFLAKGTNILLASSVWYFVFYCPQDLFCRCFAFLPLRLLVAGMKEVTRTWKITGGVVHADSHFKDAWLVMVAVGWARGAGGGLISNFEQLVRGVWKPETNELLKMSYPVKVTLIGAILFTLQHSHYLPIARHNLMFLYTIFLVVSKVTMMLTRSAGSPFAPLEAALGHMFFGLQKTPSKMKGEGATSSNGSSVCDRSSEQHHNGVKKRQAKKTE, from the exons ATGCTTCATTGCTTTGGTGGTTCAGTTTTGTCTTCATTGATGCTTGCAGAACCTCCAGTAGGATTTCTGGCAAAGGGCACAAATATTCTACTGGCATCTTCAGTCTG GTATTTTGTGTTTTACTGCCCACAAGACTTGTTCTGTCGGTGCTTTGCCTTTCTGCCTCTTCGGCTTCTGGTTGCAGGAATGAAAGAAGTGACTAGGACTTGGAAGATAACAGGTGGCGTTGTGCATGCAGACAGTCACTTCAAAGATGCCTGGCTTGTCATGGTAGCTGTGGGCTGGGCCAGAG GAGCTGGTGGTGGCCTAATTTCCAACTTTGAGCAGCTGGTGAGAGGAGTATGGAAGCCTGAAACCAATGAACTACTGAAGATGTCCTa ccCTGTGAAGGTAACTTTGATAGGAGCAATTCTTTTCACCCTGCAACACAGCCACTACTTGCCAATAGCAAGGCACAACCTCATGTTTTTATATACCATCTTTCTTGTTGTCTCCAAG GTAACAATGATGCTGACAAGATCTGCAGGTTCTCCATTTGCTCCCCTTGAGGCTGCATTAGGTCATATGTTCTTTGGCTTGCAAAAGACACCATCCAAAATGAAGGGTGAAGGTGCTACATCTTCCAATGGCTCTTCAGTCTGTGACCGATCTTCTGAACAGCACCATAATGGTGTTAAGAAAAGAcaggcaaagaaaacagaataa
- the TMEM38B gene encoding trimeric intracellular cation channel type B isoform X1 yields the protein MELWQVPLLFSRLPMFPFFDLAHYVASIMALKEQRGAVEVSVRSPIACWFSAMLHCFGGSVLSSLMLAEPPVGFLAKGTNILLASSVWYFVFYCPQDLFCRCFAFLPLRLLVAGMKEVTRTWKITGGVVHADSHFKDAWLVMVAVGWARGAGGGLISNFEQLVRGVWKPETNELLKMSYPVKVTLIGAILFTLQHSHYLPIARHNLMFLYTIFLVVSKVTMMLTRSAGSPFAPLEAALGHMFFGLQKTPSKMKGEGATSSNGSSVCDRSSEQHHNGVKKRQAKKTE from the exons ATGGAGCTGTGGCAGGTGCCGCTGCTTTTTTCGCGACTGCCCATGTTCCCATTCTTCGACCTGGCGCACTATGTGGCCTCCATCATGGCGCTGAAGGAGCAGCGGG GAGCTGTGGAAGTGTCAGTCAGAAGTCCAATTGCCTGCTGGTTTAGTGCTATGCTTCATTGCTTTGGTGGTTCAGTTTTGTCTTCATTGATGCTTGCAGAACCTCCAGTAGGATTTCTGGCAAAGGGCACAAATATTCTACTGGCATCTTCAGTCTG GTATTTTGTGTTTTACTGCCCACAAGACTTGTTCTGTCGGTGCTTTGCCTTTCTGCCTCTTCGGCTTCTGGTTGCAGGAATGAAAGAAGTGACTAGGACTTGGAAGATAACAGGTGGCGTTGTGCATGCAGACAGTCACTTCAAAGATGCCTGGCTTGTCATGGTAGCTGTGGGCTGGGCCAGAG GAGCTGGTGGTGGCCTAATTTCCAACTTTGAGCAGCTGGTGAGAGGAGTATGGAAGCCTGAAACCAATGAACTACTGAAGATGTCCTa ccCTGTGAAGGTAACTTTGATAGGAGCAATTCTTTTCACCCTGCAACACAGCCACTACTTGCCAATAGCAAGGCACAACCTCATGTTTTTATATACCATCTTTCTTGTTGTCTCCAAG GTAACAATGATGCTGACAAGATCTGCAGGTTCTCCATTTGCTCCCCTTGAGGCTGCATTAGGTCATATGTTCTTTGGCTTGCAAAAGACACCATCCAAAATGAAGGGTGAAGGTGCTACATCTTCCAATGGCTCTTCAGTCTGTGACCGATCTTCTGAACAGCACCATAATGGTGTTAAGAAAAGAcaggcaaagaaaacagaataa